The bacterium DNA window ACACTACCTCGCGGCTCTCGATCGCGAACTCGACACCGATCCGACCGACACCGATTCGCCGTTCTGACGAGAAACCAGCACTCGCGCGCGACCACGGCTAGATGATCAGATTTCTACGGTTTCTCGTGATCGCCAACATGAACGCGCAGTCAATGGCGTCCAGCGCCATGTGGATGAGAACGCCGACGCCGAAGAGCCGCGTCCGGGGCCAGGCCGCCAACGCCATCCAGATGAGCTGGACCGGCCATTGGTGCAACGGGTGAAACCCGATGCTGCACCGGTTCGGATCGAACAACGGGTCCGCGAGCAGGTGGTCGAGATCGATGAGGTTGGCAGAGAGCATCATCAGCCAGGCTCGCAGGGCGCGTTCGCGGTAGGCGAACCGGGCGACGAGCCCCGGCACGAGGAAGTGAAGCAGGCCATGGAGGAGCGGGCGTACGATGCCCGAAGCGTAGCCGAGACCGGCCTTTTCGGTGCCTCTCTGCGTCGACCGGCTAGGGTCGATGATGAGTTCCCCGGACCGATTGGAAGACGCACAGGGGTCCTGCAGCTGGATCGATGGCTCTTGCATTGCGATGCGAACGCACTGCGTTCCTGGGGTGCATAGGAGTACAACGAGCGTTCGTCTTCCCGACGATTCGCCGGCCGGGGATCGCCCGTCGGGGGGTCAGCGCTCGATCTTGCCGAGGAATGCGTCCGCCTCGGCAATCGAGAGATTGAGTTCGTCGATGAGCTGCTGCACGTCGCCCTGGATTTCGGTGAGGTCGCCTTCGAGCGAGGCGATCGCGGCGGCGTTCAGGTTGTGCTTCAGGTAGAGCACGCGGTCGCGGAACGCGGTGAGGACCGGGGCCATGCGGTCGGCCGCGCGTCGCATCGCGGCGATGAGCTTGGCGTAGGCGCGCCGGGTGTCCTTGAGACGGCGCTTGCTGCCCGCTCGGAGGGTCGCGTCGGAGATCTCGCCGATCTCGTCTTCCCACTCGTCGAAGAGCGCGGCCGCGACGTGCTCGATCGAGTCGATGCGGTCGCGCACGGCCTCGGCACGTGCTTCGCTGCGCTCGTACTCGGTGTGGAGGTCGTCGTAGACGACCTCCAGGTCGCCGCCATCGAAGCTCGTGACGGCCTGGAACGCCTCGAGCGTGGTCTGGAATTGCTCCTGGGCCTCGCGCTGGTCTTCGCGACCGTCCTCGACGCGGTCGACGAGGATGTGGCGCTTCTCGACGCCGACCTGCTCGAGCGCGCCGTAGAGCATCGACTGACAGCCGGCAAGAGAGGCTACCAGGATCAGGACACCGCAGAGCCAGAGCCGCATCGCGCATACGGTAGCGGG harbors:
- a CDS encoding DUF2959 domain-containing protein, coding for MRLWLCGVLILVASLAGCQSMLYGALEQVGVEKRHILVDRVEDGREDQREAQEQFQTTLEAFQAVTSFDGGDLEVVYDDLHTEYERSEARAEAVRDRIDSIEHVAAALFDEWEDEIGEISDATLRAGSKRRLKDTRRAYAKLIAAMRRAADRMAPVLTAFRDRVLYLKHNLNAAAIASLEGDLTEIQGDVQQLIDELNLSIAEADAFLGKIER